CATATGTCATTCTTACTGCTGAGGCGTCCTGTATGGATATACTCAGGAGCTGCATACCCTATAGTACCCACCACCTGTTTGGTATGTCAAATGAAAAGAGAAATTTTACTCTACCTTTTATATGTAACAAATGTCAGGTATCTAGAGTTAAGCTGCAAACTGAGGCTACTTTTACTTGGAAATTTATCATCACATGTGATCAAATTCTACAATTGGAAAGCAGCCAGAAAAGTTACTAGCTGATTTTTACCAACCAGCAGGGTTAGCTGGCTTTCCTAACCGGTCGTCCTGCACTAGCATGTTGACTAACCCGGAAGTGCCTAACTGCCTACCTTTGTTCTGCTTGTTCATCTAGGATGATGGTATTGTCAATTTCTTATTTCACAAGCCAATAATCTTTTAAAAGTACTTGCTGACTGCTAAGCATCCATTCATGTCGAGGAGTTTCTTTTAACCATTCCTGGTTTTCGGTTTGTCTGACAAGTACGAAAGGCCACAATATGAACTATTCTTGCTACTGACTACCAAGTACCTACTGAACCGATCATACTTAGGTGAAAACTCGCAAAGCTGTCTTTGAAAGTCCCAGTATGCTGTTCAATATGTCAGCATTGCGCCATGGAATTCAGAATAGTGCCATCGGGTGCTGGACAAAGAAGATGGGCTTTCGGCTGCTCGTTACATACCGCTGTTGAAACATGGCTTCCCTCTTGCGGCCCCAGTCTAGCCAAGCCGAAGTCCGACAGTTTTGCATTCCAGTTCTCGTCGAGCAGGATGTTTGAAGGCTTCAGATCACGGAATATTATCTGGAAGAACATATTCATAGATGCAGATGATATCAGGACTGGGTAAAAGGCAAGAGACTCTAAAATAGGTCATGCTCCTATGATGTTACAGTATCTTTCAGCAATCATAGCATTTGAATGAGTTACTGCATGCCTGTGATGAGGCTTACCTTGAATTCAGAATCTTCGTGCAGGTACTTGAGACCACGAGCAGTGTCGAGTGCTACTCTCAGCCTCATTGCCCATGAAGCAGGCTTTGGTGATCTtgttgacaggtgatcagctaggCTTCCGTGAGGCATGAACTCGTAGACGAGCAGCAACTGAATCCCCCTCTCGTCGTCCTCTGCGCAGTAGCCGATGAGCTTCACCAGGTTGGGATGATCCACCACCCCAAGAAAGTTCACCTCGGTCACCCATTCCTTATGTCCCTGGATGACGAATCAAAGTATTGGTGTTATCACCTGCATCAAGCCATCCAGATTACGGATGGTTGTTCGGGTCAATGATCGGATGACCGCCATGGATGAGCTCTGACACAATGTTTATGTTGAGTTGGCTGGAGCTGGAGGCAATGCATGAGGAAAAGAAGAGAATGGCACCTGGAGGCCTTTGCGTCCGAGCTGCTTGATAGCAACATCAAGGCTTCGGCGCGGCTCGAGGGTGCTCCGGATGGTGCCGCGGTAGACGCAGCCAAAACCGCCCTCGCCGATCATGAGTGCACGGCTGAAGCTCCGGGTGGCGCTCTTGAGCTCCTGGAAGGTGAAGATGCGGAGGTCATTGTTGGGCCGCTGCGGCAGCGACAACTGCCGGTACCGGCCGAAGGACTCGACGCTGATCTCCGACGAGACGGTGAGCGAGCAGCACTCTGAGCCCGAGCGCCGCGCGTCATGGTCCGTGGAGATGCTGCTGTTGGAACGCGCCGACTGAGACCGTGCAGGCACCTGCAGTTCCTCCTTGTCCCGCTCCTTCTCCCAGCTCGCGAACCGGAAGCACTGCATCGCGCTTCTTCTGCTTTGACCCTCCTGCTCTGCAATAACATGACAGCATCAACGGCGCAGCCTTTCAGCTACTATAGTAATCAATTTCAGACGGCGGTAAAGGCAAGCTCTCGGATCTTGGAAGCACTGATTGGGAAGAAGACCAGGCGCAGAAAGCAGCGCCATTATTCTACAACcagaaggagggagagagagaaacctTGAAGGCGTCAAAAGAAGAAAACTGAAGGGGTTTCAGAAGAGGCAAAAGAGATTGGCACTTTTCAAATAAAGATGAGATCCTACTGGATCAATCAATTACCAATGCAAAAGACGCACCAATCTAAACAAGGACGGTCGACGAAAGGAAGCCACCAGGACCAGAACATACACCCATGGAGACGATCAGGCAGACAGAAACCGCAAGATCTTTCAAGCCAACAACCGACCAACCAATTGCTCAACCTTCTTCAAAGTCCAAAACCAACCCAAGGGAAGTTGAAATGAAAGACACGAAGCTCTCTTCACGGGACGGGTCGTTTCCTGCTCACCTGGGCAAAGCCACCTAGCTGAGCCTCCCCCACATGGGGTTGGGAGGAAGAAGACGCGGCTGCTTCTGGTTCAGGGTACGGGATTTGGATTGGATTGCGTAGTTAGTAGGTCAATGGATGGCCGGCTCCTGCTTCGGACTGTCTCTTTCTGCTTGGTTGGTCGTTGCTTGCTTTGGGAGCTGGGACGAGGGGACGCGAGAGAAACGTGAGGGTTTGGATAGTGATGGGTGCAGGTGTTGAAATAAGCACGGCGAGGAGAGGGAAATGGCAACTCACAAATCGCAGGAACAATTACTTTCATCATGGTTGTGGAGTAGTAAAACTAAAAGAGTAATCAAAGTTCACAAGAAGAAAACTACTAAAAGAGTAATCACCAGTGGAGCGTATGGTTGCCGTACATGATGTACTCACTGTACAGATCTCTCAGAAAGCAACCTTTGTATATGTTTTCCGAAGTAACATAGCGATTTTCTCCATTTAGTCGTTTTCATCTTGATGGACGGTAGTCTGAAGGAACACATGGCTGGAAATCTTGCTCAACTTGTCAAAGTACTATGGAGAAAAAAATACAAACATTACGATCGAacgttttgaaaagaaaaaaaaaactagaaaTACACACACTTATTGGTGGCAAACACGAAAACTTTGAAAAGACCCGCACAATGGTCTGGTCTGACTTGGCTAACTACTGGAGGTTGCAACACGAGTCAGGACAACGATTATCACTGCTGGGTGGTGGCAACCAAGTCAAATA
This DNA window, taken from Triticum aestivum cultivar Chinese Spring chromosome 1D, IWGSC CS RefSeq v2.1, whole genome shotgun sequence, encodes the following:
- the LOC123180938 gene encoding serine/threonine-protein kinase PCRK1 isoform X2 → MQCFRFASWEKERDKEELQVPARSQSARSNSSISTDHDARRSGSECCSLTVSSEISVESFGRYRQLSLPQRPNNDLRIFTFQELKSATRSFSRALMIGEGGFGCVYRGTIRSTLEPRRSLDVAIKQLGRKGLQGHKEWVTEVNFLGVVDHPNLVKLIGYCAEDDERGIQLLLVYEFMPHGSLADHLSTRSPKPASWAMRLRVALDTARGLKYLHEDSEFKIIFRDLKPSNILLDENWNAKLSDFGLARLGPQEGSHVSTAVVGTIGYAAPEYIHTGRLSSKNDIWSYGVVLYELLTGRRPLDRNRPRGEQNLVEWVKPYSSDTKKLETIMDPRLEGNYSLKSAARIASLANKCLVRHARYRPKMSEVLEMVQKIVDSSDLGTPEHPLISHSKELASDEKKRKGLDLKRRIADIKAGDGRWFTWHKWTPKLVRTQ
- the LOC123180938 gene encoding serine/threonine-protein kinase PCRK1 isoform X1; translated protein: MFWSWWLPFVDRPCLDWCVFCIEQEGQSRRSAMQCFRFASWEKERDKEELQVPARSQSARSNSSISTDHDARRSGSECCSLTVSSEISVESFGRYRQLSLPQRPNNDLRIFTFQELKSATRSFSRALMIGEGGFGCVYRGTIRSTLEPRRSLDVAIKQLGRKGLQGHKEWVTEVNFLGVVDHPNLVKLIGYCAEDDERGIQLLLVYEFMPHGSLADHLSTRSPKPASWAMRLRVALDTARGLKYLHEDSEFKIIFRDLKPSNILLDENWNAKLSDFGLARLGPQEGSHVSTAVVGTIGYAAPEYIHTGRLSSKNDIWSYGVVLYELLTGRRPLDRNRPRGEQNLVEWVKPYSSDTKKLETIMDPRLEGNYSLKSAARIASLANKCLVRHARYRPKMSEVLEMVQKIVDSSDLGTPEHPLISHSKELASDEKKRKGLDLKRRIADIKAGDGRWFTWHKWTPKLVRTQ